The Actinocorallia herbida DNA window AGGGTCGCGGCGATCGAGACGAGCAGCGAGACGCGGGTGCCGATGAGGATGCGGGCGAGCAGGTCGCGGCCGGTGGTGGGCTCGACGCCGAGCAGGTGGTCCCAGCTCATCCCCGAGTGCAGCCAGCCTTCCTTCGGCCGGAGCATCGAGGTGTCGATCATGTCCTGGTTGAACACGTTGGGGTCGGGCAGGAACCACGGCCCGACGATGGACGCGACGACCAGGGCGACGATCGCGAAGGCGCCTCCGACGGCCACCTTGTCGCGCCGCAGCCGGAGCCAGGCGATCTCCCAGAGCGACCTGCCCTGGATGGCCTTCCCCATGCCCTTGACGACTACTTCGGGATGGGCCTCGAAGTCAGACCCCGACACCTCGACCGGCGCGGTCACGCTCACGAACCTCCACGCAGCGCGGGGCTGCCTTGAACTCTGTCGTGAAGCACAGTCGCCGCGCGGCGGACGGGGCGCCAGACCCCGTGTCCGGATCGTGATGTCGCCGAGATCGAAAACGCATGAGGCCATGACAAAGAACGGACATAAGGGGTGTTCAACCCCTCATGTCCGTTCTCACGGCGCGGGCACCTCAGGGGTGCACGCCGTAACAGTTCTTTTACAGACGAGCCGACGACGCAGCCCGTCCGGCCCTCCCGGTAATGATCAGGACATTCTCCTGTAACAGCAACCGGTTTTCAGGAGATGTCATAGGGCGGCTCTTCGCCTTCGGACGACGCCCGATCAATGGCCCGATCAGTTCTCCGGGAAATGGCAGGCGACGCTCCGCCCGGCACCGCGGTCGGCCAGCACCGGCACCTCGGTGGCGCACTTCGGCTGGGCCTTCCAGCACCGCGGGTGGAACGGGCAGCCGGCCGGCGGGTTCAGCGGCGACGGCACGTCCCCGGTGAGCCGGATCCGCTCGCGGTCCTTGCGGGCCGCCGGGTCGGGGATCGGCACCGCCGACAGCAGCGCCTTGGTGTAAGGATGCTGCGGCCGGGTGTACAGGTCGGCCTGGTCGGCGATCTCGACCATGCGGCCGAGGTACATGACGCCGACGCGGTCGGAGATGTGCCGGACCACCGACAGGTCGTGCGCGATCACCACATAGGTGAGGCCGAGCTCGTTCTGCAGATCCTCCAGCAGGTTCACGACCTGCGCCTGGATCGACACGTCCAGCGCCGACACCGGCTCGTCCGCGATGATCAGCTTCGGCTTCAGCGCGAGGGTGCGCGCGATGCCGATGCGCTGCCGCTGGCCGCCGGAGAACTCGTGCGGGTAGCGGTTGTAGTGCTCGGGGCTCAGGCCCACCAGCTCCAGCAGCTCCTGCACGGCCTTCTTGACGCCCTGCGGAGTGTCGATCTTCTGGAGGTGGAACGGCGCGCCGACGATGGACCCGACGGTCTTGCGCGGGTTCAACGACGAGTACGGGTCCTGGAAGATCATCTGGATGTCGCGGCGGAGCGGGCGCATCTGGCCCTGCGACAGCTTGGAGATCTCCCGGCCCTCGAACTTGATGCTCCCGGCCGTCGGCTCGAGCAGCCGCATGATCATCCGGCCGGTGGTGGTCTTGCCGCAGCCCGACTCCCCCACCAGGCCGAGCGTCTCGCCCTTGCCGACGGAGAAGGAGACCCCGTCCACGGCCTTCACGGCCGCGACCTGGCGGCGCAGCAGGCCCGCGTGCACCGGGAAGTGCTTCTGGAGACCGGTGACCTCCAGCAGAGGTGTGGAACTCAAGGCGCTCACCTTCCTCAGAGGTTCGGCCGGATCTGGGTCTCCCAGATGTCCAGGCGCTGGTCGGGGGTCAGATGGCAGGCGACCCGGTGGCTCGCGTGCGCGGCGGTCGCCACGAGCTCGGGGCGGACCGTGGTGCAGGCGCTTCCGGCGCCGAGCATGTGCGCGCAGCGCGGGTTGAACGCGCAGCCCGACGGCAGGTTGATCAGCGACGGGGGCGAGCCCTTCACCGGCATGAGCCGGTCCGTCCGCTCCCGGTCCAGCCGCGGCATCGAGCCGAGCAGGCCCCACGTGTAGGGGTGCTGCGGCGCGTGGAAGATCTCCTCGACGGTGCCCTGCTCGATCGAGCGGCCGCCGTACATGACCATGATCCGGTCCGAGAGCTCCGCGACGACGCCGAGGTCGTGCGTGATCATGATGATCGCGGAGTTGAACTCCTGCTGGAGGTCGCGGAGCAGGTCGAGGATCTGCGCCTGCACCGTGACGTCCAGGGCCGTCGTCGGCTCGTCGGCGATCAGCAGCTCCGGGTCACAGGCCAGCGCCATCGCGATCATCGCGCGCTGCCGCATGCCGCCGGAGAACTGGTGCGGGTAGTCGTCGACGCGCTTCTCCGGCGTGGGGATCCCGACCCTGCCGAGCATGTCGATGGCGTGCTTGCGCGCCGCCTTCTTCGACACGTCGTTGTGGATCCGGTACGCCTCGATGATCTGGGCGCCGATCGTGTAGAAGGGGTGCATCGAAGACAGCGGATCCTGGAAGATCATCGCCATGTTCTTGCCGCGCAGCCGCCGGACCTCGTTCGGGTCCGCCCCGACGAGTTCTTTCCCGTTCAGCCAGATCTCGCCGGACATCCGGGAGTTGCGCCGGTTGTGCAGGCCGAGGATGCCGAGGCTCGTCACCGACTTGCCGGAGCCGGACTCGCCCACGATGCCGAGGGTCTGCCCCCGCTCCAGGGTGAAGTCCAGGCCGTCGACGGACTTGACGAGCCCGTCGTCGGTCGGGAAGTGGATGCGCAGGTCTCGGACGTCGAGGAACGCCCGCTGCTTCGCCGCCGCCGGGACCGGCGACAGTTCGTTCGTGGTGCTCAACTGCCCAGCCTCACCCTCGGGTCGACGACGGCGTACAGGATGTCCACGATCAGGCTCGCCAGCACGATGAAGACCGTCGCCAGCAGCACGACGCCCATCACCATCGGCAGGTCGCCCGACAGGATCGAGTCGATCGACAGCGAGCCGAGGCCCGCGAGGCTGAACGTCTGCTCGGTGAGGACCGCGCCGCCCAGCAGGAGGCCGAGGTCGAGGCCGAAGATCGTGACGATCGGGGTCAGCGACGCGCGCAGCGCATGCCTGACGATCACGGTCCGCTCGCCCAGGCCCTTGGCCCGCGCGGTGCGGATGTAGTCCTCACCCAGGGTCTCCAGCATCCCCGACCGCGTGAGCCGCGCGTACGTGGCCGCGTACAGGAACGCCAGGGTCACCCAGGGCAGGACGAGGTTCCAAGCCCACTGCCCTGGATTGTCCAGGAAGCCGACGTAGGCGATGCCGTCCGGCCACACCTTCAGGGTGTAGACGAAGATCGACATCGAGACGAGGCCGGTGAAGTACACCGGCAGTGACACACCCGCGAGGGCGACGGCCATCGCGGCCCGGTCGACCGCCGTGCCGCGCCGCAGCGCGGACAGGATGCCGACGCCGACTCCGGCGACGAGCCAGATGATCGCGGCGCCGACGCCGAGCGACAGCGTGACCGGGGCCCGGTCGAGGAGCGTGGGGAGGACGGGTTCGTTGGTGCGGAAGGAGAAGCCCAGGCACGGCGCGGAGCAGTGGTCCACGGACGGCCCGTTGCTGTAGTCCTGGCCGGCGAAGATGCCCTTGACGAACCTGCCGTACTGGACGGCGATGGGGTCGTCCAGTCCGAGCCGTTCCTTGACGTCCGCGATGGCCTCCGCTGTGGGGGCCTTGCCGACATAGGAGGCGGCGAGCTGGTCGGTGGTCTGCCCGGCCAGCTTCGGCAGCTGGAAGAAGATGCCGAATGTGACCATGCTGACGATGACCAGCATGACGACCGCGCCTACGAGGCGCCTGACGATGAATGCGAACACGAGGAACGGCCCGGTGACCCCGGCCCCCGCGAGGGGGCCGGGACCACCACTCGGCCTTCACCTGCCTTCGGTGATGACGAGCGGGTGGGAGGCCTTACTTGAGGCCGAGGTTGACGTAGTCGTACTGGCCGCCCATGAACTCCGAGACCACCACGTTGGTGAGGTTCTCGGGCCGGTAGAGCAGCTGCACGGAGTACGTCAGAGGAACGATGTCCGCGTTGTCCATGGACAGCTGGTCGATCTGTCCGTAGATCTTGCTGCGGGCGTCGGCGTCGCTCTCCTTGGTGGACCTGTCGAAGAGCTTGTTGATCTTCGGCAGGTCGGTGGAGGAGAGGTTGGTGTTGCCGGTCGGCTTGATGCTGCGGCCGTCCAGGATCTGCTGGAGGAAGCCGAAGCCCGACGGCCAGTCGGCGGCCCACTTCATCATGGCCATGCCGACGCCGTTGTCCTTGAGGAAGGCGGGCGAGCCGGCGTACTTGGTGAAGTAGTCACCCGACGGGTAGCCCTTGAGCTCGACCTTGATGCCGGCCTTGCCGAGGCTCTGCTGGATGGACTCGGCGGCCGAGACCTCCTTGGGGCGGTCGGCGCGGTAGGTCAGCTTGGCGGTGAAGCCGTTGGCCTGGCCGCACTCGGCGAGCTGCGCCTTGGCCTTGGTGACGTCGCCCTTGTTGTCGGCGGTCGGGTACTTGTCGAAGTCCTCGTGCCCGACGACGGTCGGCGGGAGCACCGTGGTGGCGATGTCGCCGCCGGTGATCGGGCCGCCGAGGCTGGTCTGCACCGAGTCCTTGTCGAGCGCGT harbors:
- a CDS encoding ABC transporter ATP-binding protein, yielding MSSTPLLEVTGLQKHFPVHAGLLRRQVAAVKAVDGVSFSVGKGETLGLVGESGCGKTTTGRMIMRLLEPTAGSIKFEGREISKLSQGQMRPLRRDIQMIFQDPYSSLNPRKTVGSIVGAPFHLQKIDTPQGVKKAVQELLELVGLSPEHYNRYPHEFSGGQRQRIGIARTLALKPKLIIADEPVSALDVSIQAQVVNLLEDLQNELGLTYVVIAHDLSVVRHISDRVGVMYLGRMVEIADQADLYTRPQHPYTKALLSAVPIPDPAARKDRERIRLTGDVPSPLNPPAGCPFHPRCWKAQPKCATEVPVLADRGAGRSVACHFPEN
- a CDS encoding ABC transporter ATP-binding protein, giving the protein MSTTNELSPVPAAAKQRAFLDVRDLRIHFPTDDGLVKSVDGLDFTLERGQTLGIVGESGSGKSVTSLGILGLHNRRNSRMSGEIWLNGKELVGADPNEVRRLRGKNMAMIFQDPLSSMHPFYTIGAQIIEAYRIHNDVSKKAARKHAIDMLGRVGIPTPEKRVDDYPHQFSGGMRQRAMIAMALACDPELLIADEPTTALDVTVQAQILDLLRDLQQEFNSAIIMITHDLGVVAELSDRIMVMYGGRSIEQGTVEEIFHAPQHPYTWGLLGSMPRLDRERTDRLMPVKGSPPSLINLPSGCAFNPRCAHMLGAGSACTTVRPELVATAAHASHRVACHLTPDQRLDIWETQIRPNL
- a CDS encoding ABC transporter permease translates to MFAFIVRRLVGAVVMLVIVSMVTFGIFFQLPKLAGQTTDQLAASYVGKAPTAEAIADVKERLGLDDPIAVQYGRFVKGIFAGQDYSNGPSVDHCSAPCLGFSFRTNEPVLPTLLDRAPVTLSLGVGAAIIWLVAGVGVGILSALRRGTAVDRAAMAVALAGVSLPVYFTGLVSMSIFVYTLKVWPDGIAYVGFLDNPGQWAWNLVLPWVTLAFLYAATYARLTRSGMLETLGEDYIRTARAKGLGERTVIVRHALRASLTPIVTIFGLDLGLLLGGAVLTEQTFSLAGLGSLSIDSILSGDLPMVMGVVLLATVFIVLASLIVDILYAVVDPRVRLGS